Proteins co-encoded in one Waddlia chondrophila WSU 86-1044 genomic window:
- a CDS encoding tetratricopeptide repeat protein has translation MTSVFEPKTIEEYQTQIKELNPINKTDSILKLIEENQAKYAGVSEMETFFKGEHAFYSKNYEKALVHYMRARQVKEFEFYCYRATAFVSFMRKNLEKAANFLDKALSLKPEDPSCLDLKHELQADREPLNEVEETAPETPPAPKVPAEPSSDFIASKLGVDVEAEQELESRIHSHREKTKASIRSYLEQAPKPPKTEENILHVLCGWDQPRSGDVIPHLPPKSGGIFLRWNGHGIAINPGTSFLDRFHKAGLHLNMIDSVIVTEPHTDAHADIQKIYDLNYELNKVRTDLHIIRYYLNHNAHQRLSHTLKPNFKQERNTVHSLELFLDSPDIEKESLSNDVSLHYFSTGTRSSISGNDKAYSLAIWLEMNKGAEVKRIGYVSGAGWSPALGSHFSRIDLMLSGFGSTEPNDYGKLNYQENELGYFGTYTLMEEVKPVLHLITGFDGKQGDVRLEIMKKMRKEFRKNHTNAPNAPVILPADKGMRVELAQMKVFSSINGEMLEPKDVLICKTRDTFGTLNYISQDSVL, from the coding sequence ATGACATCGGTTTTCGAACCTAAAACAATCGAAGAGTATCAAACTCAGATTAAAGAACTTAACCCAATAAATAAGACAGATTCCATTCTTAAGCTCATCGAAGAAAACCAAGCAAAGTACGCCGGCGTTTCAGAGATGGAAACGTTTTTTAAAGGAGAGCACGCCTTCTATTCGAAAAATTACGAAAAAGCTCTCGTCCACTACATGCGCGCAAGGCAGGTCAAAGAATTTGAATTTTATTGCTACCGTGCGACTGCCTTTGTTTCATTTATGAGAAAAAACCTGGAAAAAGCAGCAAACTTTCTCGATAAAGCGCTTTCCCTGAAACCTGAGGATCCATCCTGTCTTGATTTAAAGCACGAACTGCAGGCCGATCGGGAACCGCTTAATGAAGTTGAAGAAACAGCTCCTGAAACGCCCCCTGCTCCGAAAGTACCGGCAGAACCCTCCAGCGATTTTATTGCTTCTAAATTGGGAGTTGACGTGGAAGCGGAACAAGAGCTTGAAAGCAGAATCCATTCACACCGTGAAAAAACGAAAGCCTCTATCCGCAGCTATCTGGAGCAAGCTCCCAAACCTCCAAAGACAGAGGAAAATATCTTGCATGTCCTCTGCGGATGGGATCAGCCGCGCTCAGGAGACGTGATTCCCCATCTTCCACCAAAGAGCGGAGGCATTTTCCTCCGCTGGAACGGACACGGCATTGCCATCAATCCCGGAACCTCGTTTCTCGACCGATTCCACAAGGCAGGGCTGCACCTCAACATGATCGATTCAGTCATCGTTACTGAACCGCATACTGATGCACACGCAGACATCCAAAAAATCTACGATCTCAATTATGAACTGAACAAAGTGAGAACGGATCTGCATATCATCCGTTACTACCTCAACCACAACGCCCATCAAAGACTTTCGCATACGTTGAAGCCCAATTTCAAACAAGAGCGCAATACCGTCCACAGCTTGGAGCTTTTTCTTGACTCTCCAGATATTGAAAAAGAATCCCTTTCTAATGATGTCTCTTTGCACTATTTTTCTACCGGAACGCGAAGCAGCATCTCCGGAAATGACAAAGCCTACTCCCTTGCAATCTGGCTGGAAATGAACAAGGGAGCTGAAGTCAAACGGATCGGGTATGTCTCAGGCGCCGGATGGTCTCCTGCTCTTGGCAGCCATTTCAGCCGGATCGATTTGATGCTCTCCGGCTTCGGATCTACCGAACCGAATGATTACGGCAAGCTCAATTATCAAGAAAATGAGCTCGGCTATTTCGGTACCTATACATTGATGGAAGAGGTGAAACCTGTATTGCATTTAATCACCGGTTTCGACGGAAAGCAAGGAGATGTCAGGCTGGAGATCATGAAAAAAATGCGGAAAGAGTTCCGCAAAAATCACACTAACGCTCCTAACGCGCCAGTCATCCTTCCCGCTGACAAGGGAATGCGGGTGGAGCTTGCTCAAATGAAAGTGTTCTCTTCGATCAACGGAGAGATGCTGGAACCAAAAGATGTGTTGATTTGCAAAACTCGCGATACATTCGGCACTCTCAACTATATTTCCCAAGACAGCGTGTTATGA
- the rsmH gene encoding 16S rRNA (cytosine(1402)-N(4))-methyltransferase RsmH has protein sequence MIPHLSVLLEEVAESFSDVDLKRFVDGTLGAGGHSAEILSAHPEIQRFLGIDQDPDALEIARERLSKWSEKVMFQRGNFSDLKEHLAQNGLEKVDGILLDLGVSSMQFDRPERGFSLQQDGPLDMRMNPEEPLTAAEIVNTWPEAELGDLFKKYGEEKRWRAAARAVAAARPISRTLELVEVLTSVLGRPRKGKIHPATLIFQALRLAVNREIERIEEVIPQAIGCLNPGGRLAVISFHSLEDRIVKRQFRYLADDKESTRGVGGVFISKEPVVNLITRKPIVPGKAEVERNPRSRSSKLRVVEKR, from the coding sequence ATGATACCTCATTTATCTGTATTATTGGAAGAAGTCGCTGAAAGTTTCTCCGATGTCGATCTTAAGCGTTTTGTCGACGGGACTTTAGGAGCCGGCGGCCACTCTGCTGAAATCTTAAGCGCTCATCCGGAAATTCAGAGGTTTCTCGGCATCGATCAAGATCCGGATGCATTGGAAATCGCACGGGAAAGATTGTCGAAATGGTCTGAAAAAGTTATGTTTCAGAGAGGAAATTTTTCCGACTTAAAAGAACATCTTGCGCAAAACGGACTGGAAAAAGTGGATGGCATCCTTCTTGATCTTGGAGTTTCTTCAATGCAGTTTGACCGGCCTGAAAGAGGTTTTAGCCTTCAGCAGGACGGACCGCTCGATATGCGGATGAATCCGGAAGAACCGCTGACAGCTGCAGAGATCGTCAATACTTGGCCGGAAGCGGAATTAGGCGATCTGTTTAAGAAGTATGGGGAAGAAAAGAGGTGGCGGGCGGCTGCGCGGGCGGTTGCCGCTGCGCGGCCGATCTCCCGTACATTAGAGCTTGTGGAAGTTTTGACTTCCGTTCTAGGGAGGCCGAGAAAAGGGAAAATCCATCCTGCAACGCTTATCTTCCAGGCGTTGCGGCTTGCGGTAAACAGAGAAATCGAGCGGATCGAGGAAGTGATCCCACAGGCAATCGGCTGCTTGAATCCTGGAGGCAGATTGGCAGTGATCAGCTTCCACAGTCTCGAAGACCGCATTGTGAAGCGGCAGTTCCGCTATTTAGCCGATGATAAGGAAAGCACTAGAGGGGTTGGAGGCGTATTCATTTCAAAAGAGCCTGTCGTTAATCTAATTACCAGGAAACCCATTGTTCCAGGAAAAGCGGAAGTCGAAAGAAACCCTCGCTCAAGGAGTTCCAAATTGCGAGTGGTGGAAAAACGATGA
- the pyrB gene encoding aspartate carbamoyltransferase, with protein sequence MAYKSRDIIHIADFSRDEILHILDTAEKLKRSPQSDLLRGKILGSCFFEPSTRTRLSFESAMHRLGGSVIGFDNASNISTRKGETLRDSMKMLDYYADIAVIRHPLEGSAQLAADSIEIPVINAGDGSNQHPTQTFLDLFTIRETQGRLESLSIALAGDLKHGRTVHSLAEALISFQCRLYFIAPESLEMPKPLCDHLKENGIKFSFHRSLEEVMPKLDILYMTRIQEERFQDRKQLQTVNQSIKATLQLLEQSRPNLKVLHPLPRMQEIDPQVDNSPKAYYFQQAGNGLCTRQALLALTLLGEI encoded by the coding sequence ATGGCCTATAAGAGTCGCGATATCATTCACATAGCAGATTTCTCAAGAGATGAAATCCTGCACATTCTTGATACTGCAGAAAAACTTAAACGGTCGCCCCAATCCGACCTATTAAGGGGAAAAATTCTCGGAAGTTGTTTTTTTGAACCTTCTACACGTACGCGGCTCTCTTTTGAATCTGCAATGCACCGTTTAGGAGGATCTGTCATCGGCTTCGATAATGCTTCCAATATCTCGACACGCAAGGGAGAAACCCTTCGCGATTCCATGAAAATGCTCGATTATTACGCGGACATCGCCGTGATCCGCCATCCTCTGGAAGGCTCGGCGCAATTAGCTGCCGACAGCATCGAAATTCCCGTGATCAACGCCGGAGATGGTTCAAATCAACACCCAACGCAAACATTTCTCGATCTCTTCACCATACGAGAGACGCAAGGCAGGCTTGAGAGTCTCTCCATCGCTCTTGCCGGAGACCTGAAACACGGCCGCACTGTCCATTCGCTGGCGGAAGCATTGATTTCCTTTCAATGCCGCCTGTACTTTATCGCACCGGAATCTTTGGAAATGCCGAAACCGCTCTGCGACCACCTCAAAGAAAACGGGATCAAATTTTCCTTTCACAGATCTCTTGAAGAAGTGATGCCTAAACTAGATATCCTATATATGACGCGGATACAAGAAGAGCGTTTTCAAGACCGCAAACAGTTACAAACAGTGAATCAATCGATCAAAGCAACTCTTCAGCTATTGGAGCAGAGCCGGCCCAACTTAAAGGTGCTGCATCCCCTTCCAAGGATGCAGGAAATCGATCCACAGGTTGACAACTCACCAAAGGCATATTATTTTCAGCAAGCAGGCAATGGACTCTGTACAAGGCAGGCACTGCTTGCATTAACTCTTTTGGGAGAAATTTAA
- a CDS encoding tetratricopeptide repeat protein, producing the protein MSRIDWLKELGWNEDHIEDLRLAGYSYIRQGKYDIALPFFEALTVLDPTSSYDLQQLGALYLQLGKPTEALKFLDRALKLEADHAPTLLNLTKALLMLNRKEEALKLAKILKKEPNPTISNMAKALILAYE; encoded by the coding sequence ATGAGCCGCATTGACTGGCTAAAAGAACTCGGTTGGAATGAAGATCACATCGAAGACTTGCGTTTAGCTGGATATTCTTACATCCGCCAAGGAAAGTATGATATTGCGCTCCCGTTTTTTGAAGCGTTAACCGTTCTTGATCCAACCAGCTCTTACGATCTTCAACAATTAGGCGCCCTTTACCTCCAATTGGGCAAACCGACGGAAGCCCTAAAGTTTCTTGACAGAGCCCTCAAACTGGAAGCAGATCACGCTCCAACCCTGCTTAATTTAACAAAAGCCCTCCTCATGCTTAATCGCAAAGAAGAAGCATTGAAATTAGCAAAAATCCTCAAAAAGGAACCAAACCCCACCATTTCCAATATGGCTAAAGCTCTCATCCTTGCCTACGAATAA
- a CDS encoding cell division protein FtsL: MTQQTKFLIRILICIAVAAITLYTNINTINDLTLLRLAIPALEKELKALQRENERLQYEIDCFESPIHLMELARKPEYGHLRYPRLDEVIDIKIDEGEK; the protein is encoded by the coding sequence ATGACGCAGCAAACCAAATTTTTGATTCGCATTTTAATCTGCATCGCAGTTGCGGCGATCACTCTCTACACAAATATCAATACAATCAACGATCTGACACTTTTACGCCTTGCGATTCCTGCATTGGAAAAAGAGTTGAAAGCTTTGCAAAGGGAAAATGAGAGGCTGCAGTATGAGATTGACTGCTTTGAGAGCCCTATCCATTTGATGGAATTGGCTCGCAAACCCGAATACGGCCACCTGAGGTATCCTAGGTTGGATGAGGTGATCGATATTAAAATCGATGAGGGGGAGAAATGA
- the carB gene encoding carbamoyl-phosphate synthase (glutamine-hydrolyzing) large subunit: MYLDNIKSQCLNLFQSHTKSAQLRLQNGESFSGRCPLWQKTPVKGEVVFTTGMTGYPESLTDPSYTGQILAFTYPLIGNYGIPSPDQWESKKIHASGVVISQTTSGWSHYEGIHSLLEWLEVQGVGCIMGMDTRALTKNLRAHGSMPGIITSSDKWENPFENPNQKPFVSLAACPDIRTYNKREKTIIAIDCGMKENLLRELSKLPYTIKRVPYNYDFTHDAYDGIFISNGPGDPSQCPEIIPRLKKAMEGNKPIFGICLGAQLMAIAAGATTYKLPFGHRGHNQPCMDLKSGKCYITSQNHGYAIDEHSLPENWEVTFRNLNDQSVEGIAHKSKPFFSVQFHPEAAPGPTDTVWLFQRFHQLIEGKLHVSTEMNTKFESLRSFQRKVMILGSGGLRIGQAGEFDYSGSQAIKALKEEGIQTVLVNPNIATVQTDAEMADQVYLQPLNVSSVKKIIEREKPDGILLSVGGQTALNLGLALEDAGILKDNHIQVLGTPTDSIRLTEDRELFKEALKSIDVKTARSLSVTSVVDALKAAETIGYPLMMRSAYSLGGLGSGVVATPFQLKKRAQEALSQVPQILIEESLFGWKEIEYEIVRDSDDNAITVCNMENFDPMGIHTGESIVVAPSQTLSNKEFHLLREIAIRSARRMNIIGECNIQYALNPKNGDYRVIEMNARLSRSSALASKATGYPLAFVSTKLALGKKLHEIPNSITKKTSAFFEPALDYLVVKIPRWDIQKLKAAERTIGTEMKSVGEVMAIGRSFPEALQKAIRMLNIGADGLFDHPHEIDKPEKEIEHATDRRLFAIARFLQNGGRLEEVKELSRIDSWFLNQIAEMTAMESRLKQDPLTQELLLNAKQMGFSDRAIAKRQSKTPARLRRERIEKGVVPVIKQIDTLAGEFEAETNYLYLTYHGTTHDIQPAKKAPIIVLGSGPYCIGSSVEFDWCAVNTVKTLKNLEEESIIINSNPETVSTDYDESDRLYFEEITLERVSDIADFEKSKGIIVSVGGQIANNLALPLHQEGYPLLGTSAASIDQAENRKLFSSLLNQLGIDQPAWEEVTTFENARAFAKTVGYPVLVRPSYVLSGAAMNTIFSDQELKEYLEQATVICPDHPVVISEFITNAKELELDGVASQGEVVIEAISEHIENAGIHSGDATIVIPPQRLYLETIRQVKKMTKDIVRALNITGPFNIQFIAKDNAIKVIECNLRAARSFPFVSKVTNHHFIEIATQAILGKHTPKHYETLELEYVGVKTPQFSYNRLKGANPVAHVEMASTGEVACLAEDLQKAFYLSWLATEQTINGKRILASIGGDKKGRLFGELKKLEEMGWEIYSTENTHHYLTRHGVASHFLYKGSEDIEPNVITALSEKQVDLIINIPRSTPTGTHNSDGYLIRRLAIDHHIPLITNVHIAKFFLECLTKLDVDQLPTHSWQDFVKNKKILLKN, encoded by the coding sequence ATGTATTTGGACAATATCAAAAGTCAATGTTTGAATTTATTTCAGTCTCACACCAAATCTGCACAACTGAGATTGCAGAATGGAGAGTCTTTTTCCGGCCGTTGCCCTCTTTGGCAAAAAACTCCCGTCAAAGGGGAAGTGGTTTTCACAACAGGCATGACAGGGTATCCCGAATCTTTAACCGATCCCTCCTATACAGGACAGATCCTCGCATTTACCTATCCATTGATCGGCAATTACGGCATCCCCTCTCCAGATCAATGGGAATCGAAAAAGATCCACGCCAGTGGAGTTGTGATCTCTCAAACGACAAGCGGCTGGAGCCATTACGAAGGGATCCACTCTTTACTTGAGTGGCTCGAGGTTCAAGGCGTGGGCTGTATCATGGGAATGGATACACGCGCCCTGACAAAAAATTTACGCGCGCACGGATCAATGCCGGGCATCATTACTTCAAGCGATAAATGGGAAAATCCGTTTGAAAATCCAAATCAGAAGCCTTTTGTTTCCCTCGCAGCTTGTCCGGACATACGCACCTATAACAAACGGGAAAAAACAATCATCGCCATCGATTGCGGAATGAAGGAAAATCTCCTAAGGGAACTGTCAAAACTCCCCTATACGATCAAAAGAGTTCCCTATAACTACGATTTTACCCATGACGCCTACGACGGAATTTTTATTTCAAACGGTCCGGGAGATCCCTCTCAATGCCCAGAGATCATTCCTCGGCTGAAAAAAGCCATGGAAGGGAACAAGCCAATTTTTGGAATCTGCCTGGGAGCGCAGCTGATGGCAATTGCAGCAGGCGCAACCACATACAAACTCCCTTTCGGGCACCGCGGCCACAATCAGCCCTGCATGGACTTAAAGAGTGGAAAATGTTACATCACCAGCCAGAACCACGGTTATGCTATAGACGAACACTCCCTTCCCGAAAATTGGGAAGTGACATTCAGAAATCTTAATGACCAGTCAGTGGAAGGGATCGCTCACAAAAGCAAGCCGTTTTTTTCCGTGCAATTCCATCCGGAAGCAGCTCCCGGACCTACCGACACCGTTTGGCTCTTCCAAAGGTTTCATCAGCTGATTGAAGGAAAGCTGCATGTTTCTACTGAAATGAACACAAAATTTGAAAGTTTGCGTTCATTTCAGCGTAAGGTCATGATACTCGGTTCGGGTGGATTGCGCATCGGCCAGGCTGGCGAGTTCGACTACTCCGGCTCCCAAGCCATTAAAGCGCTGAAAGAGGAGGGAATTCAGACTGTCCTCGTGAATCCTAATATCGCAACCGTTCAAACCGATGCGGAGATGGCTGACCAGGTGTACTTGCAGCCTTTGAACGTCTCCTCAGTTAAAAAAATTATTGAGAGGGAAAAGCCGGATGGCATCTTGCTAAGTGTCGGAGGGCAGACAGCTTTGAACCTTGGCCTGGCGCTGGAAGATGCAGGCATTCTCAAGGACAATCACATCCAAGTGTTGGGGACGCCGACAGACTCTATCCGCTTAACAGAAGATAGAGAGCTGTTTAAAGAAGCGCTTAAGAGCATCGATGTCAAAACAGCCCGCAGCCTTTCTGTAACAAGTGTTGTGGATGCATTGAAGGCAGCGGAAACAATCGGCTACCCCTTGATGATGCGCTCCGCCTACTCCTTAGGCGGCTTAGGGTCAGGCGTTGTCGCCACCCCTTTTCAGCTTAAGAAAAGGGCGCAAGAAGCTCTCAGCCAAGTCCCTCAAATTTTGATTGAGGAAAGCCTTTTCGGCTGGAAGGAGATCGAGTATGAAATTGTCCGCGACTCCGATGACAATGCCATCACCGTCTGCAACATGGAAAATTTCGACCCCATGGGAATCCACACTGGGGAAAGCATTGTCGTTGCCCCGTCCCAAACGTTGAGCAACAAAGAGTTCCATCTGTTGCGGGAAATAGCGATCCGCTCGGCAAGGCGGATGAATATCATTGGCGAATGCAATATTCAATATGCCCTCAATCCAAAAAACGGCGATTATCGCGTCATTGAGATGAACGCGCGCCTCTCCCGCTCCAGTGCATTGGCATCAAAAGCGACCGGCTACCCTCTGGCCTTTGTTTCAACGAAGCTGGCACTCGGAAAAAAGCTGCATGAGATCCCTAATTCGATCACAAAAAAAACGTCCGCCTTTTTTGAACCTGCTCTTGACTACCTCGTTGTCAAAATTCCCCGTTGGGATATCCAAAAGCTCAAGGCGGCAGAAAGAACGATCGGCACCGAAATGAAAAGCGTAGGCGAAGTGATGGCGATCGGACGTTCATTTCCAGAGGCTTTGCAGAAAGCGATCCGCATGCTCAATATCGGCGCTGATGGTCTTTTTGACCACCCGCACGAAATCGATAAGCCCGAAAAAGAAATTGAACACGCAACCGACCGCAGGTTGTTTGCGATCGCCCGCTTTCTCCAAAACGGGGGCAGGTTGGAAGAGGTGAAAGAGCTCTCAAGAATCGACTCCTGGTTTCTCAATCAGATCGCTGAAATGACTGCGATGGAAAGCAGGCTTAAGCAAGACCCTCTCACACAAGAGCTTCTTCTCAACGCTAAACAAATGGGTTTTTCAGATCGCGCGATCGCCAAGCGGCAAAGTAAAACGCCTGCACGATTGCGGCGGGAAAGGATAGAGAAAGGGGTAGTTCCTGTGATTAAACAGATAGACACTCTTGCCGGCGAATTTGAGGCTGAAACGAACTATCTCTATCTCACCTATCACGGAACAACCCACGATATCCAGCCAGCCAAGAAAGCTCCCATTATCGTTTTAGGTTCCGGCCCTTACTGCATCGGTTCTTCCGTCGAGTTCGATTGGTGCGCTGTCAACACAGTAAAAACTCTCAAAAATCTTGAAGAAGAGTCCATTATCATCAATTCAAATCCGGAAACAGTCTCTACCGACTACGACGAATCGGACCGCCTCTACTTTGAAGAGATCACCCTGGAAAGGGTATCGGATATCGCAGATTTTGAAAAAAGCAAAGGGATCATTGTCTCCGTAGGGGGACAAATTGCCAATAATCTTGCCCTCCCTTTGCATCAAGAAGGATACCCTCTTCTGGGAACATCTGCTGCGTCCATCGACCAAGCGGAAAACAGGAAGTTGTTTTCCTCTCTCCTTAATCAGCTGGGAATTGATCAACCCGCCTGGGAAGAGGTCACCACTTTTGAAAATGCCCGCGCGTTCGCAAAAACTGTGGGCTACCCTGTCCTCGTCCGCCCTTCTTATGTGCTGTCAGGCGCAGCGATGAACACCATCTTTTCTGATCAAGAGCTTAAGGAATACCTCGAGCAGGCAACCGTGATCTGCCCCGATCATCCAGTCGTGATCTCGGAATTTATTACGAACGCCAAAGAGCTCGAATTAGATGGCGTCGCAAGTCAAGGCGAAGTTGTGATCGAAGCAATTTCCGAACATATCGAAAATGCAGGCATCCACTCCGGTGATGCGACAATCGTTATTCCCCCTCAAAGACTCTACCTGGAAACCATCCGTCAAGTGAAAAAAATGACGAAGGATATTGTACGCGCACTTAACATCACCGGCCCTTTCAATATTCAATTTATAGCCAAAGATAATGCAATCAAAGTGATTGAATGCAATCTACGAGCCGCTCGTTCATTTCCTTTTGTTTCAAAAGTGACCAATCATCACTTCATTGAAATCGCAACTCAAGCGATTCTCGGCAAGCACACTCCTAAACACTACGAAACATTGGAACTGGAGTATGTCGGAGTAAAGACGCCGCAATTTTCCTATAACAGGCTAAAAGGAGCCAATCCTGTCGCACATGTCGAAATGGCCTCTACAGGCGAAGTTGCCTGCCTGGCAGAAGATCTTCAAAAAGCATTCTATCTCTCTTGGCTGGCAACGGAGCAAACGATCAATGGCAAACGAATACTGGCCAGTATCGGAGGAGATAAAAAAGGGCGCCTTTTTGGAGAATTAAAAAAACTCGAAGAGATGGGCTGGGAAATCTACTCGACTGAAAATACCCATCACTATCTGACGCGGCATGGAGTTGCCTCCCACTTTCTTTATAAGGGATCTGAAGACATTGAACCAAATGTGATCACTGCTCTTTCCGAAAAGCAAGTGGACCTTATCATCAATATCCCACGTTCCACTCCTACCGGCACCCATAATTCCGATGGGTACTTAATCAGGCGCTTAGCCATCGATCATCACATTCCTTTGATCACCAACGTGCATATTGCTAAATTTTTTTTGGAATGTTTGACAAAATTGGATGTGGATCAACTGCCGACACATTCTTGGCAAGATTTCGTTAAAAACAAAAAAATTCTATTAAAAAATTAA
- a CDS encoding DUF2490 domain-containing protein, with translation MSRIFFLFFLPAFCLGTEFQYWQIAYFNQKITDKWSFVFQTEERWKGVYSNLVRHQNDIGIAYTFNDHWNIHVYYRHKVRNSDHGWATYPEQLIDFSGKWNVGEINISNRHRFVIHYYGNHWVYRNRISLAYPIIPYCKKGDLYFSNEFFFRNLQKFFENRFGAGIQLSLSKTGNKVRCLYLMQHINMATGWAHTLNILLIESKIYF, from the coding sequence ATGAGCCGTATTTTTTTTCTTTTTTTCTTACCTGCATTCTGCTTAGGAACTGAGTTTCAATACTGGCAAATTGCTTACTTTAATCAAAAAATTACAGACAAATGGTCGTTTGTTTTCCAAACAGAAGAAAGATGGAAAGGCGTCTATAGCAACCTCGTCAGACACCAAAACGACATAGGAATCGCCTACACATTTAACGACCATTGGAACATCCATGTTTACTACAGGCATAAAGTCAGAAATAGCGATCATGGCTGGGCCACCTACCCTGAGCAGCTTATCGATTTTAGTGGAAAATGGAATGTTGGAGAAATCAACATCAGTAATCGCCATCGATTCGTGATCCACTATTACGGAAATCACTGGGTCTACCGAAATAGAATCTCACTAGCCTATCCAATCATTCCTTATTGTAAAAAAGGAGACCTCTATTTTTCTAATGAATTTTTTTTTAGAAATCTGCAGAAATTTTTCGAAAATCGCTTTGGAGCAGGTATCCAGCTTTCCTTATCGAAAACAGGCAATAAGGTCCGGTGTTTGTATCTCATGCAGCACATCAACATGGCCACAGGATGGGCCCATACCCTCAACATTTTGCTGATCGAGTCGAAAATTTATTTTTAG
- the pseC gene encoding UDP-4-amino-4,6-dideoxy-N-acetyl-beta-L-altrosamine transaminase — MNKKTFLPYGRQSISDDDVQFVADALRSDWITRGSKVQEFEEAVAEYCGARYAVAFSSGTSALHAAAHAAKISPYDRVMTTPNTFVASIGPSILKGATPVFVDIDRDTGNLSLEQLKYTLEVPFTRGQQVVIPVHFGGIAVDMETLSKALVHPDSLVIEDAAHALGSSYPDGSKVGCCAYSAMTVFSFHPVKAITTGEGGMVTTNDFECYQALKQYRNNGIVKPENYPQPWYYEVEELTGNHHLTDFQAALGLSQLGRLDAFAEKRRVLVKRYRQQLKGLPYLSLFTDCADEDTCFHLMVVQIDFEALGKTREGLVEALEQKGIGTQVHYIPIYRHPFFKKKIKDVSAYFPNMEAYYSRALSLPLFAEMEESDVDCVVSEIQRYLC; from the coding sequence ATGAATAAGAAAACATTTCTTCCATACGGCAGGCAGTCGATCTCAGACGACGATGTGCAATTTGTTGCTGACGCTCTCCGCAGTGATTGGATCACAAGGGGATCGAAGGTTCAAGAATTTGAAGAGGCGGTTGCCGAGTATTGCGGCGCTCGCTATGCAGTGGCTTTTTCGAGCGGAACGAGCGCTTTGCACGCTGCTGCACATGCTGCAAAGATCAGCCCTTATGACCGGGTGATGACGACGCCTAATACATTTGTTGCGTCGATTGGACCGTCGATTTTGAAGGGAGCGACCCCCGTCTTTGTCGATATCGACAGAGACACAGGAAATCTAAGTTTGGAACAGTTGAAGTATACCTTGGAAGTTCCCTTTACCAGGGGGCAGCAAGTGGTCATTCCTGTGCATTTTGGCGGAATCGCAGTCGACATGGAGACGTTGAGCAAGGCTCTTGTCCATCCGGATTCGCTGGTGATTGAAGATGCAGCTCATGCTTTGGGATCATCTTATCCGGATGGAAGCAAAGTGGGGTGCTGCGCCTATAGCGCGATGACGGTTTTCAGTTTCCATCCAGTAAAAGCGATTACTACGGGTGAGGGGGGGATGGTCACGACCAACGACTTTGAATGCTATCAGGCATTGAAGCAGTACCGCAATAATGGGATCGTGAAGCCGGAAAATTATCCGCAGCCTTGGTATTACGAGGTGGAGGAGTTGACAGGCAATCATCATTTGACCGATTTTCAGGCAGCGCTTGGTTTAAGCCAGCTTGGCAGACTTGACGCGTTTGCAGAGAAAAGGCGCGTGCTTGTCAAGAGGTACCGGCAGCAGTTGAAAGGATTGCCTTATCTCTCCCTTTTTACTGACTGTGCTGATGAGGATACTTGTTTTCACTTGATGGTGGTTCAGATCGATTTTGAAGCTTTAGGGAAGACTCGCGAAGGGTTGGTAGAGGCCTTGGAGCAGAAGGGGATAGGAACGCAAGTGCACTATATCCCGATCTATCGGCATCCGTTTTTCAAAAAGAAAATAAAGGATGTCAGCGCCTATTTCCCCAATATGGAAGCTTATTATTCTCGAGCGCTCTCTTTACCTCTGTTTGCAGAGATGGAAGAGAGCGATGTCGATTGCGTCGTTTCAGAAATTCAACGTTATCTATGCTAG
- a CDS encoding DUF5399 domain-containing protein — protein MATIDQLDISIYNLYAIRTRMMEQINQDLRLGEAGSIPPQTQLIDTMPKMTELDILLGVAPVVTPWAYFYPPKRYRFIRRSPFAFFRIVPSLGSLEEHTEHEEKAMSVSTNSPEEEKEKGAILALLDQIDKINNWMSFIVGRVGQFLQG, from the coding sequence ATGGCGACAATCGACCAATTGGACATCAGCATCTACAATCTTTACGCCATCCGCACCCGGATGATGGAACAGATCAATCAGGACTTGCGTTTGGGGGAAGCAGGCTCCATTCCCCCACAAACGCAGTTGATCGATACAATGCCCAAAATGACCGAGCTAGACATCTTATTGGGTGTCGCGCCGGTTGTCACTCCCTGGGCTTATTTCTATCCCCCTAAGCGCTACCGTTTCATCCGGCGCTCCCCCTTTGCTTTTTTCCGCATTGTTCCAAGCCTGGGCTCTCTGGAGGAACACACTGAACATGAAGAGAAAGCGATGTCGGTAAGCACCAATTCTCCTGAGGAAGAGAAGGAAAAAGGGGCGATTTTAGCTCTGCTTGATCAAATTGACAAGATAAATAATTGGATGAGCTTTATAGTAGGGCGTGTAGGACAATTCTTACAAGGTTAA